A genome region from Maylandia zebra isolate NMK-2024a linkage group LG6, Mzebra_GT3a, whole genome shotgun sequence includes the following:
- the LOC101475478 gene encoding lysyl oxidase homolog 4, protein MRWLSSLSTLLVLLLLCPPSFYAQEVHVRLAGLNRRSTNEGRVEVLYNGAWGTVCDDEVDLNLANVICRQLGFQRSLTWAHSARFGQGQGVIWLDNVRCRGTEASIAECRSNGWGVNDCSHAEDLGVVCSPERRPGFPAVTVEESPSSSNQQRQRNQSPRQSLSPPAPPPGPAHISSASQRGHEIALHRNPVSSRRSNISPQENGHEIQILRRNRGGSRDNNQVSPAAPQGHQLLSRLANGETYRQRQETARSSPQAGRQQEEERVNRQSQYQPESQIPSGRRSDRNQQLSGNHVEPETLYPDIGAENGAYYTQGSERVHLEEARLRPVLSSSHGGLVTEGVLEVKHAGKWRHVCNRGWDLSSSRVVCGMLGFPAAEAFEQNAYRKLWDSKLADPSSRLRTQISKKGYWVEKVQCQGVETSLSQCQALLSLARSDVPCRGGMHAVVRCVPGSQFARNGRAPAPPAVPPVVRLKAGPRLGEGRVEVLKEGKWGTICDHLWDLPAASVVCRELGFGTAKEALTQAQLGQGTGLIHMNSVQCTGREKSITECHSRPVPLYTCKHSQDVAVRCNVPKTGMDATVRLAGGREPSQGRVEVLMEIGGVKRWGSVCSENWGLNEAMVVCRQLGLGFASSAHQETWYWPGSADAGEVLLSGTHCIGTEMSIQQCRRNAHVYCPRGGDGRAAGVTCVETAPDLVLDAQLVQETAYIEDRPLHLLTCANEENCLSSSAARMNWPYGHRRLLRFSSRIMNMGRADFRPRAPRESWVWHQCHRHYHSIEVFTHYDLLTLNGTKVAEGHKASFCLEDTYCPDGLHKRYSCYNMGQQGISVGCWDTYRHDIDCQWVDITDIRPGEYIFQVDVNPSLDMAESDFQNNVMRCRCKYDGARVYMFGCHAGDAYSAEAEDLFDHQRQISNNFL, encoded by the exons ATGCGGTGGCTCAGCTCCTTGTCTACGCTCCTTGTCCTGCTTCTCCTCTGCCCCCCCTCGTTTTATGCACAGGAGGTCCATGTACGCCTTGCAGGCTTAAACCGGCGCAGTACAAACGAAGGACGTGTGGAGGTGCTCTACAATGGCGCATGGGGCACTGTGTGTGATGATGAGGTAGATCTTAACCTGGCCAATGTGATATGCCGGCAGTTGGGCTTCCAGCGCAGCTTGACCTGGGCACACAGTGCCAGGTTTGGCCAAGGACAAG GTGTGATCTGGTTAGACAATGTGCGCTGCAGGGGCACAGAGGCCTCTATTGCAGAATGTCGTTCCAATGGTTGGGGGGTCAATGACTGTAGCCATGCTGAGGATCTAGGAGTTGTTTGCAGCCCAGAAAGGAGACCCGGTTTCCCTGCTGTGACTGTAGAAGAGAGTCCTTCATCTTCCAACCAGCAAAGACAGAGAAACCAGTCACCAAGACAGTCTCTGTCGCCCCCAGCTCCACCTCCAGGCCCAGCACACATCTCATCTGCCTCTCAAAGAGGCCATGAGATTGCTCTCCATCGCAACCCAGTCTCTTCCCGCCGTAGCAACATCTCCCCGCAAGAAAATGGTCATGAGATCCAGATCTTGCGACGAAATCGAGGTGGTTCAAGAGATAACAACCAAGTCAGCCCAGCTGCTCCACAAGGGCACCAGCTACTTTCACGTCTGGCAAATGGTGAAACTTACAGGCAAAGACAGGAAACGGCACGGAGCAGTCCACAGGCAGGGAGAcaacaggaagaggagagggTGAACAGGCAGTCCCAATATCAACCTGAATCCCAGATCCCCTCTGGGAGGAGGAGTGACAGGAATCAGCAGCTCAGTGGGAACCATGTTGAACCAGAAACTCTTTATCCAGACATAGGAGCGGAGAATGGTGCATACTACAcacag GGATCTGAGAGAGTTCACTTAGAGGAGGCTCGTCTGCGGCCAGTGTTGTCCAGCAGCCACGGCGGTCTGGTCACAGAGGGAGTGCTGGAAGTGAAGCATGCTGGGAAGTGGCGTCATGTATGTAATCGTGGATGGGACCTGAGCAGCAGCCGTGTTGTCTGTGGCATGTTAGGATTCCCTGCAGCAGAAGCGTTTGAGCAAAACGCCTACCG GAAACTGTGGGACTCCAAGCTGGCTGATCCTTCCTCCAG GCTGAGGACACAGATCAGTAAGAAGGGTTACTGGGTGGAGAAGGTGCAGTGTCAGGGTGTGGAAACATCTTTGTCACAGTGTCAGGCCCTGCTGTCCCTGGCCAGGAGCGATGTCCCATGCAGAGGGGGCATGCACGCCGTGGTCCGTTGTGTACCCGGATCCCAGTTCGCGCGTAACGGCAGAGCACCTGCACCGCCTGCAGTGCCG CCTGTTGTGCGTCTGAAGGCCGGGCCCCGTCTCGGGGAGGGCCGCGTTGAGGTGCTGAAAGAAGGCAAGTGGGGCACCATATGTGACCATCTGTGGGACTTACCTGCAGCCAGCGTGGTCTGCAGAGAGCTGGGTTTTGGGACTGCCAAAGAGGCACTGACCCAGGCTCAGCTGGGACAGG GTACTGGTCTCATCCACATGAACAGCGTCCAGTGCACAGGCAGGGAGAAGTCAATTACCGAGTGCCACTCCAGACCAGTGCCTCTTTACACCTGCAAACACAGCCAGGATGTGGCAGTCCGCTGCAACGTCCCAAAAACTGGAATGGACGCCACG GTGCGTCTGGCAGGAGGCAGAGAACCATCACAGGGCCGTGTGGAGGTGCTGATGGAAATCGGAGGAGTGAAACGCTGGGGCTCTGTCTGCAGTGAAAACTGGGGCCTGAATGAGGCCATGGTGGTCTGTCGTCAGCTTGGCTTGGGCTTTGCCTCAAGTGCTCATcag GAGACTTGGTACTGGCCTGGATCCGCAGATGCTGGTGAGGTGTTGCTCAGTGGGACACATTGCATTGGCACTGAGATGTCTATTCAGCAGTGCCGCAGAAATGCACATGTCTACTGTCCAAGAGGGGGAGATGGCAGGGCAGCAGGAGTCACATGTGTAGAAA CTGCTCCTGACCTTGTACTGGATGCACAGCTCGTCCAAGAGACTGCTTACATCGAGGATCGGCCTCTTCACCTTCTGACTTGTGCTAACGAGGAAAACTGCCTGTCCTCCTCTGCCGCCAGAATGAACTGGCCCTACGGACACCGCCGCCTGCTACGCTTCTCCTCCCGCATTATGAACATGGGTCGTGCCGACTTCCGACCACGAGCCCCAAGAGAAAGTTGGGTATGGCACCAGTGCCACAG ACACTACCACAGCATTGAGGTGTTTACCCACTATGATCTGCTCACACTCAATGGGACAAAGGTAGCTGAAGGTCACAAAGCCAGCTTCTGTCTGGAGGACACCTACTGTCCTGATG GTCTCCATAAGCGATATTCCTGTTATAACATGGGACAACAGGGAATCTCAGTTGGCTGCTGGGACACCTACCGGCATGACATTGACTGTCAGTGGGTGGACATCACAGACATACGACCTGGTGAATACATCTTTCAG GTGGATGTCAACCCGTCTTTAGACATGGCTGAGTCTGATTTCCAGAACAATGTGATGCGCTGCCGCTGCAAGTACGATGGAGCTCGGGTTTACATGTTCGGATGCCATGCAG GCGACGCTTACAGCGCTGAGGCGGAGGACTTGTTCGACCACCAGCGTCAGATCTCCAACAACTTCCTGTGA